A stretch of Cydia splendana chromosome 7, ilCydSple1.2, whole genome shotgun sequence DNA encodes these proteins:
- the LOC134791999 gene encoding dynactin subunit 4 — MAYLTQPDYVKYKCSCGQLKPITSLYFCRHCLKIRCGFCICHEVDSHYCAYCLENMPSSEARLKKNRCSSCFDCPSCFHTLSTRATLAQPRQDPAAGAGGDGKVGDGKQAKRVYYLSCFNCRWTARDVGIPDQPVASGGWPERTSPHATRVNQLLDYYKAVLQQEKQEKIERERKKFAVRGKYITLTDKTGLTGAMARSIAGLPPAECSSLALAGFTPAVASEEVDELPEDAFTKDVNLNQITSMPQRLAAPEWQPTQVSRLHPIAKLLSVKRSQRCRACDHNLTKPEYNPGSIKFKIELLAYYHVPEVKIISCEIVRPGGKSTLLLKLANPTPHEMTLRLLQPAEVPAEEDKVDKDASLEKSLDKSLKIEKQEPSWNPREPPTVLTQITPPAVTLTLAPRDDAAEYDDDARHEPSHIILWRKSNKLALRLELSTDAAAAEGAPAQTALAVEYSYRNTVPQPGAPQNRDHTLYTILYLDLGTVGSAGL; from the exons ATGGCTTATCTGACGCAGCCCGATTACGTGAAGTACAAGTGTTCCTGCGGTCAACTGAAGCCTATCACAAGTCTTTACTTTTGTCGACACTGCTTGAAAATACGCTGCGGATTCTGTATTTGTCATGAG GTGGACTCCCACTACTGTGCCTACTGCCTCGAAAACATGCCATCCTCCGAAGCCCGTCTGAAGAAAAACCGTTGCAGCAGCTGCTTTGACTGCCCAAGCTGTTTCCACACACTCTCTACCCGGGCTACACTAGCCCAGCCTCGGCAGGACCCGGCGGCAGGGGCGGGGGGTGATGGAAAGGTTGGGGACGGGAAGCAGGCTAAGAGGGTGTATTATCTGTCATGCTTTAACTGTAGGTGGACGGCTAGGGATGTGGGGATTCCAGATCAACCTGTGG cATCGGGTGGGTGGCCAGAGCGCACCAGCCCACACGCTACGCGCGTGAACCAGCTTTTGGACTATTACAAGGCAGTATTGCAGCAAGAGAAGCAGGAGAAGATAGAGAGGGAGAGGAAGAAGTTCGCCGTGAGAGGGAAATACATCACACTCACT GACAAGACAGGCCTAACAGGGGCTATGGCTCGCAGCATCGCAGGGCTACCTCCAGCAGAATGTTCCAGCCTCGCCTTAGCCGGGTTCACCCCCGCTGTCGCCAGTGAAGAAGTTGATGAATTACCAGAAGACGCCTTCACTAAGGATGTCAACTTGAATCAGA TAACGAGTATGCCACAACGCCTGGCCGCGCCCGAATGGCAGCCGACTCAAGTATCCCGCTTACATCCCATCGCCAAACTCCTCAGCGTGAAGCGATCCCAGCGGTGCCGAGCGTGCGACCACAATCTCACCAAGCCCGAGTATAACCCTGGATCCATCAAGTTCAAGATAGAACTGCTGGCATA TTACCACGTGCCCGAGGTGAAGATAATCTCCTGCGAGATCGTCCGCCCGGGCGGCAAGTCCACCCTACTGCTGAAGCTGGCCAACCCGACCCCCCACGAGATGACCTTGAGGCTGCTGCAGCCTGCCGAGGTCCCTGCTGAGGAGGACAAGGTGGATAAGGACGCCAGTCTGGAGAAGAGTTTGGATAAGAGTCTGAAGATTGAGAAG CAAGAACCAAGCTGGAACCCCAGAGAGCCTCCCACAGTACTGACTCAAATCACACCACCCGCTGTGACGCTCACGCTCGCGCCCAGAGATGACGCAGCTGAATATGATGATGACGCTCGACATGAACCCAGCCA CATAATCCTCTGGCGCAAGTCCAACAAGCTGGCCCTCCGCCTCGAGCTCAGCACCGACGCGGCCGCCGCGGAAGGCGCCCCGGCGCAGACTGCCTTGGCTGTGGAGTATTCGTACCGCAACACCGTCCCGCAGCCCGGCGCTCCGCAGAACAGGGATCACACCTTATATACTATACTGTATTTGGACTTAGGGACTGTGGGATCGGCTGGCCTTTAA
- the LOC134792001 gene encoding protoporphyrinogen oxidase: MAAILGGGLGGLSTGYYLLKNNLLTPNALKLYLLEASNSCGGWIKSIKTKDYVFEQGPRTIRPKGTTGLNTLNMIQDLGLSEHISPITPEHPAAKNRMIYVNHSLHLLPSSLISVFQTKQPFSKPLIYAAFTDLKQKPKKEMKDDSIYNFVERRFGKEIADYAIAPMICGICAGDAKEISVKFLMKTLFEWEQSYGGVVKGFMKTMFKPSSDDILELSELAKRAQEEKWNVYTIKGGLATFPSALYNHLKTNNVEIQMNSKIEELEFVDSSTVVLKNASGEQLKANHVYSSIPSHCLAKIVGKQHPPLAECLNEIPFVTVGIVNLFFATRQLITPAFGFLVPPIENSPILGVVFDSCCMPDQNGTVLTVMLGGRWFKEKFGDNVTEQELLSTAMKEIQSILNIKEQPTDSHVNILEKCIPQYVIGHYERVDFIRKYIRDHNLPISIVGSSYDGVGINDVIFSAKKQVEECA, encoded by the coding sequence ATGGCGGCAATTCTCGGCGGCGGCCTCGGAGGTCTCTCCACGGGTTATTACCTTCTTAAAAACAATTTACTCACTCCCAATGCTCTGAAGCTGTACCTATTAGAAGCCAGTAATAGCTGCGGCGGCTGGATCAAGTCCATCAAGACAAAAGACTACGTTTTCGAGCAGGGACCGCGGACTATACGCCCGAAAGGCACCACCGGCTTAAACACTTTAAACATGATTCAAGACCTAGGTCTCAGCGAGCACATCTCTCCTATCACCCCCGAACACCCCGCTGCTAAGAACAGAATGATCTATGTGAACCACAGCCTGCATTTGCTGCCTTCGAGTCTTATAAGTGTTTTCCAAACTAAGCAACCATTCTCGAAACCTTTAATCTACGCTGCATTTACCGATTTAAAACAAAAGCCTAAGAAAGAAATGAAAGACGATTCTATTTACAACTTTGTTGAGAGAAGATTTGGGAAAGAGATAGCAGACTATGCTATTGCTCCAATGATTTGTGGCATATGTGCTGGGGATGCCAAAGAGATATCTGTAAAGTTCTTAATGAAAACCCTTTTTGAATGGGAACAGAGTTACGGCGGTGTTGTAAAGGGGTTCATGAAGACCATGTTCAAACCTAGCAGCGATGATATTTTAGAACTGAGTGAGCTAGCAAAGAGAGCTCAGGAAGAAAAATGGAATGTTTACACAATAAAGGGAGGGCTGGCGACTTTCCCATCAGCTCTCTATAACCATCTCAAGACAAATAATGTGGAAATCCAAATGAATAGCAAAATAGAGGAACTAGAGTTTGTTGATTCCAGTACTGTGGTGCTTAAGAATGCTTCTGGTGAACAACTAAAAGCTAATCATGTCTATTCCTCAATTCCTTCGCATTGTTTAGCCAAGATAGTTGGAAAACAACACCCACCGCTAGCTGAGTGTCTAAATGAGATACCATTTGTCACTGTTGGTATAGTCAACTTGTTTTTTGCAACTCGGCAACTAATAACACCGGCATTTGGGTTCCTCGTGCCTCCTATTGAAAACTCCCCGATATTAGGAGTTGTTTTTGATTCATGTTGCATGCCAGACCAGAATGGTACAGTCCTTACCGTGATGCTGGGTGGCAGATGGTTTAAGGAGAAATTTGGTGACAATGTGACAGAGCAAGAGCTTCTAAGCACAGCCATGAAGGAAATTCAAAGCATTCTTAATATAAAGGAACAACCAACAGATTCACATGTAAATATTCTAGAGAAATGCATTCCACAGTATGTAATAGGGCACTATGAGAGGGTGGATTTTATACGGAAGTACATAAGAGACCATAACCTCCCAATTTCAATTGTCGGGAGCAGTTATGATGGAGTTGGCATTAATGATGTAATCTTTTCAGCCAAAAAGCAAGTGGAGGAATGTGcttga